One Kineosporia sp. NBRC 101731 genomic region harbors:
- a CDS encoding RidA family protein has protein sequence MVTTGPDARADRLEHRIPDYANPPYGSRYGKTLKPFHRTGSLLVLSGMTPEDRDGTVFHPGRLGDGLSVEQGYAAARKTAINALGMIRLAVGSLDHVLAPVQAVGYVTSTADFDRHNEVGEGVSDVLAEVFGAAGASTRANLGVTSLARGNCFELLLTVELRPDAP, from the coding sequence ATGGTGACCACAGGCCCCGACGCGCGGGCGGACCGACTCGAGCACCGCATCCCCGATTACGCGAACCCGCCCTACGGCAGCCGTTACGGCAAGACCCTCAAACCGTTCCACCGCACGGGTTCCCTGCTGGTCCTCAGTGGCATGACCCCGGAAGACCGCGACGGGACGGTCTTTCACCCCGGTCGCCTGGGTGATGGTCTGAGCGTGGAGCAGGGCTACGCCGCCGCCCGGAAGACCGCGATCAATGCGCTGGGCATGATCCGGCTGGCCGTCGGCTCGCTCGATCACGTGCTGGCACCCGTCCAGGCCGTCGGGTACGTCACGTCCACGGCCGATTTCGACCGGCACAACGAGGTCGGCGAGGGCGTGAGCGACGTGCTGGCCGAGGTGTTCGGAGCGGCCGGGGCGAGCACCCGGGCCAACCTCGGGGTGACGAGCCTGGCCCGGGGCAACTGTTTCGAGCTGCTGCTCACCGTCGAACTGCGCCCCGACGCCCCCTGA
- a CDS encoding NADP-dependent isocitrate dehydrogenase codes for MADASTIIYTHTDEAPALATYSLLPIVQAYAGTAGVAIETRDISLSGRIIASFADRLSEGQQLDDALAELGELATRPEANIIKLPNISASIPQLKAAIAELREQGFDLPDYPDNPTTDAERDHRARYDKVKGSAVNPVLREGNSDRRAPASVKNYARKHPHRMGAWSSDSRTNVSTMSAGDFRTSEKSVVLAKDDTLRIELVAPDGTVTVLRESVPVLAGEVVDATRLDVAALHQFLAAQVARAKAEGVLFSVHLKATMMKVSDPIIFGHTVRAFFPKTFERYGEVIKAAGLTPNDGLGAILNGLAALPEGDAIKASFDEELASGPALAMVDSDRGITNLHVPSDIIVDASMPAMIRTSGHMWGPDGQEADTLAVLPDSSYAGVYQVVLDDCRANGALDPSTMGSVPNVGLMAQKAEEYGSHDKTFEIPTAGTVRVVDGSGTALLEHEVSEGDIWRACQTKDVPIRDWVKLAVRRARATGDPAVFWLDEARAHDANLIAKINEYLPEHDTDGLTIKIMSPVEATAYSLERIRQGQDTISVTGNVLRDYLTDLFPILELGTSAKMLSVVPLINGGGLFETGAGGSAPKHVQQLVKENHLRWDSLGEFLALAVSFEHLAQTTQNARAQVLADTLDRATGTFLDENKSPSRKSGELDNRGSHFYLGLYWAQELASQTDDTELGSLFAALAKSLAEQEETIVAELLAVQGDAVDIGGYYRPDPAKVEAVMRPSATLNQALATLA; via the coding sequence TTGGCCGACGCTTCCACCATCATCTACACCCACACGGACGAGGCACCTGCCCTCGCCACGTACTCATTACTGCCGATCGTGCAGGCGTACGCGGGCACGGCTGGTGTGGCGATCGAGACCCGGGACATCTCCCTGTCCGGCCGCATCATCGCCTCGTTCGCCGACCGGCTGAGCGAGGGGCAGCAGCTCGACGACGCCCTGGCCGAGCTCGGTGAGCTGGCCACGCGTCCCGAGGCGAACATCATCAAGCTGCCGAACATCTCCGCGTCGATCCCGCAGCTCAAGGCGGCGATCGCGGAGTTGCGGGAGCAGGGCTTCGACCTGCCCGACTACCCGGACAACCCGACGACCGACGCCGAGCGTGACCACCGCGCCCGGTACGACAAGGTCAAGGGCAGCGCCGTGAACCCGGTGCTGCGTGAGGGTAACTCCGACCGCCGGGCACCCGCCTCGGTGAAGAACTACGCCCGCAAGCACCCGCACCGGATGGGCGCGTGGAGCTCCGACTCCCGGACCAACGTCTCCACGATGAGTGCGGGCGACTTCCGCACCAGCGAGAAGTCCGTGGTCCTGGCGAAGGACGACACGCTGCGCATCGAGCTGGTCGCCCCCGACGGCACGGTCACCGTGCTGCGCGAGTCGGTGCCCGTGCTGGCCGGTGAGGTCGTCGACGCCACCCGCCTCGATGTCGCCGCGCTGCACCAGTTCCTCGCCGCCCAGGTCGCCCGGGCCAAGGCCGAGGGCGTGCTGTTCAGCGTGCACCTCAAGGCCACGATGATGAAGGTCTCCGACCCGATCATCTTCGGCCACACCGTGCGGGCCTTCTTCCCGAAGACCTTCGAGCGGTACGGCGAGGTCATCAAGGCCGCGGGCCTGACACCCAACGACGGTCTCGGGGCCATCCTCAACGGCCTGGCCGCGCTGCCCGAGGGTGACGCGATCAAGGCGAGCTTCGACGAGGAGCTCGCGAGCGGCCCGGCCCTGGCCATGGTCGACTCCGACCGCGGCATCACCAACCTGCACGTGCCCAGCGACATCATCGTGGACGCGTCGATGCCCGCGATGATCCGCACCTCGGGTCACATGTGGGGCCCGGACGGCCAGGAGGCCGACACCCTCGCGGTGCTGCCCGACAGCAGCTACGCCGGTGTGTACCAGGTCGTCCTCGACGACTGCCGCGCCAACGGGGCCCTCGACCCGTCCACCATGGGCTCGGTGCCGAACGTCGGTCTGATGGCTCAGAAGGCCGAGGAGTACGGCAGCCACGACAAGACCTTCGAGATCCCCACCGCCGGCACCGTGCGCGTCGTCGACGGCTCGGGCACCGCGCTGCTCGAGCACGAGGTCTCCGAGGGCGACATCTGGCGGGCCTGCCAGACCAAGGACGTGCCGATCCGCGACTGGGTGAAGCTGGCCGTGCGCCGGGCCCGGGCCACGGGCGACCCGGCCGTGTTCTGGCTGGACGAGGCCCGGGCCCACGACGCCAACCTGATCGCGAAGATCAACGAGTACCTGCCCGAGCACGACACCGACGGACTGACGATCAAGATCATGTCCCCGGTCGAGGCGACGGCGTACTCGCTGGAACGCATCCGGCAGGGCCAGGACACCATCTCGGTCACCGGCAACGTGCTGCGCGACTACCTGACCGACCTGTTCCCCATCCTCGAGCTGGGCACCAGCGCGAAGATGCTGTCGGTGGTGCCGCTGATCAACGGGGGCGGCCTGTTCGAGACCGGCGCCGGTGGCTCCGCACCCAAGCACGTGCAGCAGCTGGTGAAGGAGAACCACCTCCGCTGGGACAGTCTCGGTGAGTTCCTGGCCCTGGCTGTCTCTTTCGAGCACCTGGCGCAGACCACGCAGAACGCCCGCGCCCAGGTGCTGGCCGACACGCTCGACCGGGCCACCGGCACGTTCCTCGACGAGAACAAGTCGCCGAGCCGCAAGTCCGGTGAGCTCGACAACCGTGGCAGCCACTTCTACCTGGGCCTGTACTGGGCCCAGGAGCTGGCCTCGCAGACCGACGACACCGAACTGGGCTCGCTCTTCGCGGCCCTGGCCAAGAGCCTGGCCGAGCAGGAGGAGACCATCGTCGCCGAACTGCTCGCGGTGCAGGGCGACGCGGTCGACATCGGTGGCTACTACCGGCCCGACCCGGCCAAGGTCGAGGCGGTCATGCGCCCGTCCGCGACGCTGAACCAGGCGCTCGCAACCCTGGCCTGA
- a CDS encoding AAA family ATPase produces MDAVEVTAPAGQVQRPRAEVRYTDELARLGAADEAARPPGWALSVQAARRFIVGDEKLGVSRKFVGDPSLIDRALITLATSRGLMLVGEPGTAKSLLSELLAAAVSGDSTLTIQGGAATTEDQIRYSWNYALLVSEGPSTRSLVPAPLLRGMAEGRTVRFEEITRCPLEVQDCLLSPLSDRVLAIPELTGPESMVFARDGFNIIATANTRDRGVNDMSSALKRRFNFETVFPIADLATEMALVEEEATQLLRRSGVTAVPTRGLTEVLVTAFRELRAGETSRGDSMDRLSAVMSTAEAVSVAHAVGLRGWFLRGEPGTAEDLVACLAGTAAKDSPEDLAKLRRYLSQQITWRSGPHWTALHNARHHLPG; encoded by the coding sequence ATGGATGCCGTTGAGGTGACCGCCCCGGCCGGGCAGGTGCAGCGGCCGCGGGCCGAGGTGCGGTACACGGACGAACTGGCCCGGCTGGGCGCGGCCGACGAGGCGGCCCGGCCCCCGGGCTGGGCGCTGAGTGTGCAGGCCGCCCGCCGCTTCATCGTGGGTGACGAGAAGCTCGGCGTGAGCCGCAAGTTCGTCGGTGACCCCTCGCTCATCGACCGGGCGCTGATCACACTGGCCACCAGCCGCGGGCTGATGCTCGTCGGAGAACCCGGCACGGCCAAGTCGCTGCTGTCAGAACTGCTGGCGGCGGCCGTGTCCGGTGATTCGACGCTGACCATCCAGGGTGGCGCGGCCACCACGGAAGACCAGATTCGTTACTCGTGGAACTACGCCCTGCTGGTCTCCGAAGGGCCTTCGACGCGATCGCTGGTGCCGGCGCCGCTGCTGCGGGGCATGGCCGAGGGCCGTACGGTGCGGTTCGAGGAGATCACCCGCTGCCCGCTGGAGGTGCAGGACTGCCTGCTGTCGCCGCTGTCCGACCGGGTGCTGGCGATCCCGGAACTGACCGGCCCGGAATCGATGGTGTTCGCGCGGGACGGCTTCAACATCATCGCCACGGCCAACACCCGCGACCGCGGCGTCAATGACATGAGCTCAGCCCTCAAACGCCGGTTCAACTTCGAGACTGTCTTCCCGATCGCCGATCTCGCCACCGAGATGGCTCTGGTCGAGGAAGAGGCCACCCAGCTCCTGCGGCGCTCCGGGGTGACCGCGGTGCCCACCCGCGGCCTCACCGAGGTCCTGGTGACGGCGTTCCGGGAACTGCGGGCGGGGGAGACCTCTCGCGGTGACTCGATGGACCGGCTCTCCGCCGTCATGAGCACCGCCGAGGCGGTCTCGGTGGCGCACGCGGTCGGACTGCGGGGCTGGTTCCTGCGGGGCGAGCCCGGCACGGCCGAAGACCTGGTGGCCTGCCTGGCCGGCACCGCGGCCAAGGACAGCCCCGAAGACCTGGCCAAGTTGCGGCGCTACCTGTCGCAGCAGATCACCTGGCGTTCCGGGCCGCACTGGACGGCGCTGCACAACGCCCGTCACCACCTGCCGGGCTGA
- a CDS encoding nucleosidase, with product MTTEHLIGSISADQPLLVVAVKEEAQFLPGDLPVLITGIGKVHTTLTLMTALAAGVHPSSLVNLGTAGALRPGLSGVHEVSTVIQHDLDTALLRTLTGETYGAPVELPHTGGVTLASGDSFVADGVLKDSLALRAHLVDMEGYAVAATAQRLGLPARLVKIVSDDADEGAAKSWPVTVAECARALADWVAREL from the coding sequence GTGACCACTGAACACCTCATCGGATCAATCAGCGCCGACCAGCCCCTCCTGGTGGTCGCGGTGAAGGAGGAGGCACAGTTCCTTCCCGGCGACCTGCCGGTCCTGATCACCGGCATCGGCAAGGTGCACACGACTCTCACCCTGATGACGGCCCTGGCCGCCGGCGTCCACCCGTCGTCCCTGGTGAACCTCGGCACCGCCGGCGCCCTGCGCCCGGGTCTGAGCGGGGTGCACGAGGTGAGCACGGTGATACAGCACGACCTGGACACCGCTCTGCTGCGGACGCTGACGGGCGAGACCTACGGTGCGCCGGTCGAACTCCCCCACACCGGTGGTGTGACCCTGGCGAGCGGGGACTCGTTCGTCGCGGACGGCGTCCTCAAAGACTCTCTGGCCCTACGCGCCCATCTGGTGGACATGGAGGGATACGCGGTAGCCGCGACGGCGCAGCGGCTGGGCCTCCCGGCGCGGCTGGTCAAGATCGTCAGCGACGACGCCGACGAGGGCGCCGCGAAGAGCTGGCCCGTCACCGTGGCCGAGTGCGCCCGGGCGCTGGCCGACTGGGTGGCGCGCGAGCTCTGA
- a CDS encoding DUF5682 family protein, with protein sequence MPVTFIGVRHHSPACARLVASVIEELSPAYVLVEGPADLNGRIDELLLGHELPIAVFSSYRDEERRHASWAPFCEYSPEWVALTRGRAVGAQLRFIDLPSWHPAFDGVGNRYADAELRYAQVLERLCRSFGLDNVDVLWDHLVEIAPPDDLKVRLETYFDLVRGETSADEGDSAREAYMAQWVAAAAQAAGERPVVVVTGGFHRPALVAAQEPRPGAMDGVDGGDGTVPLTLGTGDAGGEGSSAGAGPMDVCAEGPPAGAEAGKAPEANGPGGTVPGSGGTAPGFAHPQYPSWPVIPALPDGAHGGSFLVPYSFRRLDAFDGYQSGMPSPGYYQALWELGPQGAARHLTGSVADRLRQRKQPVSTADLIAARATADALALVRGHAYPARTDVLDGLASALVNDALDVPLPWTARGTLSGGSHPVVVEMIAALSGSHVGRLHPATPAPPLVHDLEAELEREGLSRAGGHDLDLTTAPEARRSRLLHRVRLLGIPGFLRIRGPSTGLDPVLREQWTIELHPDRLAAVIEAGAYGATLTDAAAAALTERAVRAGTDVDALAAVLFDAALAGLATVLDDALSTVDRAVGQVPELAPLGRLLAVVLTMWRHDEVFGTTRNAALGAVIAASVRRILWLVEGLHGGPEPADRERIAALAACRDGLRHAGPALGLDVVEARAVVTRVAADVLAPPDLRGASFGFQWSLSENDDDRPDPLRVLRGAFQPRTAGDWLAGLFALARDEVLHDEAVLTLLDDLMSGLSAEDFLIGLPALRQAFGFFPPRERAVLAEGLLARRGLPGSGRAFVRAVNDPQTVAVGMALDERVDAMVRREGLIVAGEGAQP encoded by the coding sequence GTGCCGGTCACGTTCATCGGGGTACGCCACCACAGCCCGGCGTGCGCCCGCCTGGTCGCCTCGGTGATCGAGGAGCTCAGTCCCGCCTACGTGCTCGTCGAGGGTCCCGCCGACCTGAACGGGCGCATCGACGAACTGCTGCTGGGCCACGAGCTGCCGATCGCCGTGTTCAGCAGCTATCGCGACGAGGAACGGCGCCATGCCTCCTGGGCGCCGTTCTGCGAGTACTCACCCGAGTGGGTCGCGCTCACCCGGGGCCGGGCGGTCGGCGCGCAGCTGCGGTTCATCGACCTGCCGTCCTGGCACCCGGCGTTCGACGGCGTCGGGAACCGTTACGCCGACGCCGAACTACGTTATGCCCAGGTGCTGGAGCGGCTGTGCCGCAGCTTCGGTCTGGACAACGTCGACGTGCTCTGGGACCACCTCGTCGAGATCGCCCCGCCCGACGACCTGAAGGTCCGGCTGGAGACGTACTTCGACCTGGTGCGGGGCGAGACCTCGGCGGACGAGGGCGACAGCGCCCGCGAGGCCTACATGGCGCAGTGGGTGGCCGCGGCGGCCCAGGCAGCGGGGGAGCGGCCGGTGGTCGTGGTGACGGGCGGGTTCCACCGGCCCGCCTTGGTAGCGGCGCAGGAACCACGGCCCGGCGCCATGGACGGCGTGGACGGAGGGGACGGCACTGTCCCATTGACGTTGGGAACCGGGGATGCCGGGGGAGAGGGCAGTTCTGCTGGTGCGGGGCCGATGGACGTGTGCGCCGAAGGCCCTCCTGCCGGTGCAGAGGCCGGGAAGGCTCCGGAGGCCAACGGTCCGGGCGGCACGGTGCCTGGTTCTGGCGGCACGGCGCCTGGATTCGCTCATCCGCAGTACCCCTCCTGGCCAGTGATTCCCGCTCTTCCCGACGGCGCCCACGGCGGCAGTTTCCTGGTGCCGTACTCGTTCCGGCGCCTCGACGCGTTCGACGGGTACCAGTCGGGCATGCCGTCTCCCGGCTACTACCAGGCGCTCTGGGAGCTCGGGCCGCAGGGCGCGGCCCGACACCTGACCGGGTCCGTGGCGGACCGGCTGCGTCAGCGCAAGCAACCGGTCTCCACGGCCGACCTGATCGCCGCCCGCGCCACGGCCGACGCGCTGGCGCTGGTACGGGGCCATGCGTATCCCGCGCGCACCGACGTCCTCGACGGACTGGCGTCCGCACTCGTGAACGATGCGCTCGACGTGCCCCTGCCCTGGACGGCCCGGGGCACGCTCAGCGGCGGGAGCCATCCCGTGGTCGTGGAGATGATCGCCGCCCTGAGCGGGTCACACGTGGGGAGGCTGCATCCCGCCACGCCCGCGCCACCGCTGGTGCACGACCTCGAGGCCGAGCTGGAGCGGGAAGGGCTGTCCCGAGCAGGCGGTCACGACCTCGATCTGACCACGGCACCCGAGGCCCGGCGCAGCCGGTTGCTGCACCGGGTGCGGTTGCTGGGCATCCCGGGGTTCCTCCGGATACGGGGGCCCAGCACCGGTCTGGATCCGGTGCTGCGCGAGCAGTGGACGATCGAGCTGCACCCCGACCGTCTGGCTGCCGTCATCGAGGCAGGCGCCTACGGCGCGACGCTGACCGACGCCGCCGCGGCCGCGCTCACCGAACGTGCGGTCCGGGCGGGCACCGACGTGGACGCGCTGGCGGCGGTGCTCTTCGATGCTGCCCTCGCCGGGCTGGCCACGGTGCTGGACGACGCCCTGAGCACAGTCGACCGGGCGGTGGGGCAGGTGCCGGAGCTTGCGCCGCTGGGCCGGCTGCTCGCCGTGGTGCTCACGATGTGGCGTCACGACGAGGTCTTCGGCACGACTCGCAATGCTGCCCTGGGAGCCGTGATCGCGGCGTCGGTGCGGCGGATCCTCTGGCTGGTCGAAGGGCTGCACGGTGGCCCGGAACCCGCCGACCGGGAGCGGATCGCGGCGCTCGCGGCCTGTCGCGACGGGCTGCGCCACGCGGGCCCGGCCCTGGGGCTCGACGTCGTGGAGGCCCGGGCCGTCGTGACCCGGGTCGCCGCCGACGTCCTGGCACCTCCTGACCTGAGGGGTGCGTCCTTCGGTTTCCAGTGGTCGCTCTCCGAGAACGACGACGACCGGCCCGACCCGCTGCGCGTGCTGCGGGGCGCCTTCCAGCCACGGACCGCGGGCGACTGGCTCGCCGGGCTGTTTGCGCTGGCCCGCGACGAGGTGCTGCACGACGAGGCGGTGCTGACGCTGCTCGACGACCTGATGTCGGGTCTGAGCGCCGAGGACTTCTTGATCGGCCTGCCCGCGCTGCGGCAGGCGTTCGGGTTCTTCCCGCCCCGGGAGCGGGCGGTGCTGGCCGAAGGTTTGCTGGCCCGTCGCGGACTGCCCGGTAGTGGAAGGGCTTTCGTGCGTGCGGTGAATGATCCGCAGACGGTGGCGGTGGGAATGGCATTGGACGAACGGGTAGACGCGATGGTGAGACGTGAGGGGCTGATCGTGGCCGGTGAGGGGGCGCAGCCGTGA
- a CDS encoding diguanylate cyclase, whose amino-acid sequence MIPADAAGEPLARQHDFALREAYEIVEAAQDHDVTEDVARLDARARTHGWDDVVFLLHFARSLAARDAGEDDSQHVETMLEAARRLGDPALLALALATTAQRAADSRSALPEPAPGAEPLVRAVVLLDDTDSLVVHRVAAHLEVAGAFHALGLWAMAYEQFALLEDLFAGEHDPVWADVLRRQRRVVHANGMDMSLDDACAQAEIGDWDGARRAAARRLPEVLRPLTPDWPPTWQAMIHAFADLFAALAGMSSPADRALVVLQARKPAADANIAMLSVADAIRAHKAGDQARASRLAEACAGVIGPNVPVHLRLLALNLAAHSPQTPPAALTYAQELITLRWNSRLSRLTSMRAAIDAERRRVEHEFLRDQVLVDDLTGLGNRRAYTAYLDRIRRSLAVTAARPGQDRRIRRRARRPPDLVIMMIDIDHFKAVNDSFGHDMGDEVLRRLGSVLSAQVRSGDLAARLGGDEFVVVMAQDGQNVAESRAQSIVKAVRDYPWDEVAPGMTISVSLGLHQGPASDLALLPAEADRQLYVAKREGRGRVAGTSAGTSAGTSAGTSAGTSAGTSAGTSAGTSAGTSAGTSAGTSAGTSAGTSAGTSAGTSAEPAPGPAPSQP is encoded by the coding sequence GTGATCCCGGCCGACGCCGCAGGGGAGCCGCTGGCCCGGCAGCACGACTTCGCCCTGCGTGAGGCCTACGAGATCGTCGAGGCCGCGCAGGACCATGACGTCACCGAGGACGTGGCCCGGCTCGACGCCCGGGCACGCACGCACGGCTGGGACGACGTCGTGTTCCTGCTGCACTTCGCCCGTTCGCTGGCGGCGCGGGACGCCGGTGAGGACGACTCGCAACACGTCGAGACGATGCTCGAGGCGGCCCGCCGCCTGGGTGATCCGGCGCTGCTGGCCCTGGCCCTGGCCACCACCGCGCAGCGTGCTGCCGACAGCCGATCGGCGCTGCCCGAGCCTGCGCCCGGCGCCGAACCGCTGGTGCGGGCCGTCGTGCTGCTGGACGACACCGACAGCCTGGTCGTGCACCGGGTCGCCGCCCACCTGGAGGTCGCGGGCGCCTTCCACGCCCTCGGGCTCTGGGCCATGGCGTACGAGCAGTTCGCCCTGCTCGAAGATCTGTTCGCCGGCGAGCACGACCCGGTCTGGGCCGACGTGCTGCGACGTCAGCGTCGGGTCGTGCACGCCAACGGGATGGACATGTCCCTCGACGACGCCTGCGCCCAGGCCGAGATCGGCGACTGGGACGGTGCCCGGAGAGCGGCCGCGCGCCGGCTGCCGGAGGTCCTGCGGCCCCTGACGCCGGACTGGCCGCCGACCTGGCAGGCGATGATCCACGCGTTCGCGGACCTGTTCGCCGCCCTGGCGGGGATGTCCTCACCGGCCGACCGCGCCCTGGTCGTGCTCCAGGCCCGCAAACCGGCCGCCGACGCCAACATCGCCATGCTCTCGGTCGCCGACGCGATCCGCGCTCACAAGGCGGGCGACCAGGCCCGGGCATCGCGGCTGGCCGAGGCCTGCGCGGGTGTCATCGGTCCCAACGTTCCCGTGCACCTGCGGCTGCTCGCCCTGAACCTCGCGGCCCACAGCCCGCAGACTCCGCCGGCCGCCCTGACCTACGCCCAGGAACTCATCACCCTGCGCTGGAACTCACGCCTCAGCCGGCTCACGTCGATGCGCGCGGCCATCGACGCCGAGCGGCGCCGGGTGGAGCACGAGTTCCTGCGCGACCAGGTGCTCGTCGATGACCTGACCGGCCTGGGCAACCGCCGCGCGTACACCGCCTACCTGGACCGGATCCGGCGTTCGCTGGCCGTCACCGCCGCGCGGCCCGGCCAGGACCGCCGGATCCGGCGCCGGGCCCGGCGCCCGCCCGATCTGGTGATCATGATGATCGACATCGACCACTTCAAAGCCGTCAACGACTCGTTCGGCCACGACATGGGCGACGAGGTGCTGCGCCGCCTCGGCTCGGTGCTGTCCGCCCAGGTGCGCTCGGGCGATCTGGCCGCCCGCCTCGGCGGTGACGAGTTCGTGGTGGTCATGGCGCAGGACGGCCAGAACGTCGCGGAGAGCCGTGCGCAGTCGATCGTGAAGGCCGTGCGTGACTACCCCTGGGACGAGGTGGCTCCCGGCATGACCATCTCGGTCAGCCTGGGCCTGCACCAGGGCCCCGCCAGCGACCTGGCCCTGCTGCCGGCCGAGGCCGACCGGCAGCTGTACGTGGCCAAGCGCGAGGGCCGAGGCCGGGTGGCCGGGACCAGTGCCGGGACCAGTGCCGGGACCAGTGCCGGGACCAGTGCCGGGACCAGTGCCGGGACCAGCGCCGGGACCAGCGCCGGGACCAGCGCCGGGACCAGTGCCGGGACCAGTGCCGGGACCAGTGCCGGGACCAGTGCCGGGACCAGTGCCGGGACCAGTGCCGGGACCAGCGCCGAGCCAGCGCCGGGACCCGCGCCGAGCCAGCCCTGA
- a CDS encoding aldolase/citrate lyase family protein: MTVTDFATRVRRRETVVGYWILLDAPPATERIAALGYDYVAMDAQHGLFDYRGLLNGLTAIDAGGRSAGVVRVGQNGPAEIGRALDAGARAVIVPLVNTAQDAAGAVAAARYPPHGIRSYGPMRSLLRIGPEPARANESVAVLAMIETPQGLENVEEIAATPGLDGLYVGPSDLTLSIGGATSTDPRVAGEFENALTRIRKACEANGLAAGLHTGAGDVAARRIAEGWTVLTVACDLVHLETAARDHLAVARMIGD, translated from the coding sequence ATGACCGTCACCGACTTCGCCACCCGCGTCCGCCGCCGGGAGACCGTGGTCGGGTACTGGATCCTGCTCGACGCGCCACCGGCGACCGAGCGCATCGCCGCCCTGGGGTACGACTACGTCGCGATGGACGCCCAGCACGGCCTGTTCGACTACCGCGGCCTGCTCAACGGGCTCACCGCCATCGACGCCGGCGGTAGGTCGGCAGGGGTCGTGCGGGTAGGCCAGAACGGCCCCGCCGAGATCGGCCGGGCCCTGGACGCCGGGGCCCGGGCGGTGATCGTGCCGCTCGTCAACACCGCCCAGGACGCCGCCGGCGCGGTCGCGGCCGCGCGGTACCCTCCCCACGGCATCCGCTCGTACGGGCCGATGCGCTCGCTGCTGCGGATCGGCCCGGAACCGGCCCGGGCGAACGAGTCCGTGGCCGTGCTCGCGATGATCGAGACGCCACAGGGCCTGGAGAACGTCGAGGAGATCGCGGCGACGCCCGGTCTGGACGGACTCTACGTCGGGCCCTCCGACCTCACCCTGTCGATCGGGGGCGCCACGTCGACCGATCCGAGGGTGGCCGGCGAGTTCGAGAACGCCCTGACCCGGATCCGGAAAGCCTGCGAGGCGAACGGTCTGGCAGCGGGGCTGCACACCGGGGCGGGCGACGTCGCGGCCCGGCGTATCGCCGAGGGCTGGACGGTGCTCACTGTGGCCTGCGACCTGGTGCACCTGGAGACCGCCGCCCGCGACCATCTCGCCGTCGCCCGGATGATCGGTGACTAG
- a CDS encoding VWA domain-containing protein, translated as MIDPGLERWRLVLGAPASALGSLGEKGQGRDEALDWLYGRDAENDGRGVRRARHQDRRGTDGESVVSTVDWLNDITELFPKETVERLQRDAVERYEIHDVVTDPAVLETIEPNPALLRAVLQTKHLMNPEVLRLARRIVEAVVRDLMEKMRTEVRVAFTGTRTRRPSRWKQARDFDMTRTIRANLGHYRPDEQRLYIETPHFFSRHRKHLEQWQVILLVDQSGSMIDSVIHSAVTAACLWGLPGVKTHLVAFDTSVVDLTSDVDDPVELLMKVQLGGGTDIHQAVHYGAGLVEQPRRAIVVLISDFYEGGSPEGLIRSVRELVEQGSKVLCLAALDEEANPAYDRETAQRLADVGAGVGAMTPGQLARFVAEQVGR; from the coding sequence GTGATCGATCCGGGCCTGGAACGCTGGAGGCTGGTCCTGGGCGCCCCCGCGTCCGCTCTCGGTTCGCTGGGGGAGAAGGGGCAGGGCCGTGACGAGGCGCTGGACTGGCTCTACGGACGTGACGCGGAGAACGACGGCCGGGGGGTGCGCCGGGCGCGGCACCAGGACCGTCGGGGGACCGACGGCGAATCCGTGGTCAGCACGGTCGACTGGCTGAACGACATCACGGAGCTCTTCCCGAAGGAGACCGTCGAGCGGCTGCAGCGGGATGCGGTGGAACGGTACGAGATCCACGACGTGGTCACCGATCCGGCCGTGCTGGAGACCATCGAGCCGAACCCGGCGCTGCTGCGGGCCGTGCTGCAGACCAAGCACCTGATGAACCCCGAGGTGCTGCGCCTGGCCCGGCGCATCGTCGAGGCGGTCGTGCGTGACCTGATGGAGAAGATGCGCACCGAGGTCCGGGTTGCCTTCACCGGCACCCGCACCCGTCGTCCCAGCCGGTGGAAGCAAGCCCGCGACTTCGACATGACCCGTACGATCCGCGCGAATCTGGGGCACTACCGTCCCGACGAGCAGCGGTTGTACATCGAGACGCCCCACTTCTTCTCGCGCCACCGCAAACACCTGGAGCAGTGGCAGGTGATCCTGCTCGTCGACCAGTCCGGCTCGATGATCGACTCGGTCATCCACTCGGCGGTGACCGCGGCCTGTCTGTGGGGGCTGCCGGGTGTGAAGACACACCTGGTCGCCTTCGACACCAGCGTCGTCGACCTGACCAGCGACGTCGACGACCCGGTCGAGCTGCTGATGAAGGTGCAGCTGGGCGGCGGGACCGACATCCATCAGGCGGTGCACTACGGCGCAGGCCTCGTGGAGCAGCCCCGGCGGGCCATCGTCGTGCTCATCAGCGACTTCTACGAGGGTGGCTCGCCGGAAGGTCTGATCCGCAGCGTCCGTGAACTCGTGGAGCAGGGCTCGAAGGTACTCTGCCTGGCCGCCCTCGACGAGGAGGCCAATCCGGCCTACGACCGCGAGACCGCGCAGCGCCTGGCCGATGTCGGCGCCGGCGTCGGGGCCATGACCCCGGGGCAGCTCGCCCGGTTCGTGGCCGAGCAGGTGGGCCGGTGA